In one window of Juglans regia cultivar Chandler chromosome 3, Walnut 2.0, whole genome shotgun sequence DNA:
- the LOC109018138 gene encoding uncharacterized protein LOC109018138 produces MGRGEQDSSTVINRSSIALLQERFRQLERVKEMREQRELMRMLAQPKHHEHVHLNLINPTTNMHYDQQPSRLFFHSELVFPPRSSPPQASLSICPPSQSKHAGYTTGSAGAEAPLSMESSWRPTDHTPASVLTSLNLFKDSDSDSDVDTSLHL; encoded by the coding sequence atgggtaGGGGAGAGCAGGATTCCAGTACCGTCATTAATCGTTCCTCCATTGCTCTATTGCAGGAGAGATTCAGACAGCTGGAAAGAGTGAAGGAAATGAGAGAGCAAAGAGAGCTCATGAGAATGCTCGCCCAACCTAAACATCATGAACATGTACATCTCAATCTGATCAATCCCACCACCAATATGCATTACGATCAACAGCCATCGAGGTTGTTTTTCCACTCCGAGTTGGTCTTTCCACCGAGGTCGTCACCTCCCCAAGCTTCCCTCTCTATTTGTCCGCCGTCTCAGAGCAAACATGCCGGCTACACTACTGGGAGCGCAGGCGCCGAGGCCCCTCTCTCGATGGAATCGTCGTGGCGGCCTACTGATCATACACCTGCCTCTGTTCTCACTTCCTTGAATTTATTCAAGGATTCTGATTCTGACTCAGATGTTGACACTTCTCTTCATCTgtaa
- the LOC109013057 gene encoding PLASMODESMATA CALLOSE-BINDING PROTEIN 5-like: MSSALQKSLLVLDLLLILALQTSDGQYVEWCIADEQTPDDELQTALDWACGKGGADCSKIQAAHQPCFLPNTIRDHASFAFNNYYQKFKNKGATCYFNAAAMITDLDPSHNSCKFEYLR, encoded by the exons ATGTCATCCGCTTTGCAGAAAAGTCTTCTTGTTCTTGATCTCCTTTTGATCCTTGCTCTTCAAACATCTG ATGGGCAATATGTGGAATGGTGCATAGCTGACGAGCAGACCCCAGATGACGAGCTGCAGACGGCGCTGGACTGGGCTTGTGGAAAAGGAGGTGCAGACTGCAGCAAAATACAAGCAGCACACCAGCCTTGTTTCTTACCAAATACAATAAGGGACCATGCCTCTTTTGCGTTCAACAACTATTACCAGAAGTTCAAGAACAAAGGAGCTACTTGCTATTTCAACGCTGCTGCAATGATCACAGATCTTGACCCAA GTCATAATTCGTGCAAGTTTGAGTATCTACGATGA
- the LOC109013055 gene encoding CASP-like protein 2B1, whose translation MSYLGVGVSPGNVPVYYGTNVKLIDKRVRVAELVLRCLICGLGVLAAVLVATDSQVKEIFSIQKKARFTDMKVLVFLVVANCIAAAYSFVQVVRCVVSMVRGNVLVSKPLAWAIFSGDQVMAYMTVAAVAASAQSAAISKLGLPELQWMKLCNMYGKFCNQVGEGVASAVIVSLSMVALSCISAFSVFRLYGGGNKGKSSARW comes from the exons ATGAGTTATTTGGGTGTTGGAGTTAGTCCCGGGAATGTTCCAGTGTATTATGGCACAAATGTGAAGCTTATTGATAAGAGGGTGCGGGTGGCAGAGTTGGTTCTGAGGTGTTTGATTTGCGGTCTGGGAGTTCTTGCTGCTGTTCTTGTGGCGACGGATTCCCAGGTCAAAGAAATCTTCTCAATTCAGAAGAAAGCTAGATTTACAGACATGAAAGTTCTTGT GTTTTTGGTGGTAGCTAATTGTATAGCTGCTGCCTATTCGTTCGTTCAAGTGGTGAGATGTGTTGTGAGCATGGTTAGAGGCAATGTGCTGGTCAGCAAGCCCTTGGCTTGGGCCATCTTCTCTGGTGATCAG GTAATGGCATACATGACCGTGGCTGCAGTGGCGGCTTCGGCACAATCAGCGGCGATTTCGAAGTTGGGACTGCCAGAACTGCAGTGGATGAAGTTATGCAATATGTATGGGAAGTTTTGTAACCAAGTTGGAGAAGGGGTAGCGAGTGCAGTAATAGTTAGCCTTAGCATGGTGGCCTTGTCTTGCATCTCTGCTTTCAGTGTCTTCCGCTTGTATGGAGGTGGGAACAAGGGCAAGAGCAGCGCTAGGTGGTAG
- the LOC109013053 gene encoding protein NAR1-like isoform X2, with translation MSEKFSATLRIGDLSDFIAPSQACIVSLKGLKSNASKPDKAEVSTSNKQLQTDPVKISLKDCLACSGCVTSAETVMLEKQSLDEFLSNVKKGKAIIISVSPQSRASLAVHFGITPLQVFKKLTTFFKSLGVKAVFDTSCSRDLTLIESCNEFIMRYRQSQLMDDERCQSSLPMISSACPGWICYAEKQLGSYILPYVSSVKSPQQTIGSIVKHHVCQELGLRPDNVYHVTVMPCYDKKLEAAREDFVFQVESQGESHENGPSSTEVDSVLTSGEVLELIQLQAVDFKALEESPVDRMLTNVNEEGHLYGVHGSSGGYAETIFRYAAKTLFGREIDGPLDFRIIRNSDFQEVTLEVKGKTVLKFALCYGFRNLQNVVRRIKSGKCDYHFLEIMACPAGCLNGGGQIKPKPGQSPKELIQLLEAAYMENVRVADPFKNPLVKSLYDEWLEKPGSEKAKRFVHTEYHPVVKSITSQLHNW, from the exons ATGTCGGAGAAATTCTCGGCTACGCTTCGGATCGGAGATCTTAGCGATTTCATCGCACCGTCCCAGGCATGCATAGTGTCTCTTAAGGGCCTTAAGTCCAACGCATCCAAGCCTGATAAAGCTGAG GTTTCAACTTCTAACAAGCAATTGCAAACAGACCCAGTCAAAATTTCACTCAAGGACTGCTTAGCATGCAG TGGTTGTGTAACATCAGCCGAGACAGTTATGCTGGAGAAACAAAGTTTGGATGAGTTTCTTTCTAATGTTAAAAAAGGGAAGGCTATCATTATTTCAGTTTCTCCTCAGTCAAGAGCATCCCTTGCAGTTCATTTTGGCATCACTCCTTTACAG gtTTTCAAGAAactcacaacattttttaagtCCTTGGGAGTAAAGGCAGTCTTTGATACAAGTTGCAGTCGAGACTTAACTCTTATTGAATCTTGTAACGAATTCATCATGAGGTACAGACAAAGCCAATTGATGGATGATGAAAGATGTCAATCATCGCTACCCATGATTTCATCAGCTTGTCCAG GTTGGATATGCTATGCTGAAAAGCAACTTGGATCCTATATTCTACCTTATGTTTCTTCAGTGAAGAGCCCCCAGCAGACAATTGGATCTATTGTTAAGCATCATGTATGCCAAGAATTGGGTCTTAG GCCAGACAATGTTTACCATGTAACTGTAATGCCCTGTTATGATAAGAAGCTTGAGGCTGCCAGGGAGGACTTTGTATTTCAAGTGGAATCTCAAGGTGAAAGTCATGAAAATGGTCCTAGCTCTACTGAGGTAGACTCTGTATTAACCTCGGGGGAAGTTTTAGAATTGATACAG TTACAGGCAGTGGATTTTAAAGCTTTAGAAGAATCTCCAGTAGATAGAAT GCTGACTAATGTTAATGAAGAAGGGCATCTTTATGGGGTTCATGGAAGCTCTGGAGGTTATGCAGAAACAATCTTTCGATATGCTGCTAAAACACTCTTCGGTAGAGAAATCGATGGTCCTCTGGACTTCAGAATTATTAGAAATTCAGATTTCCAAGAAGTGACTCTGGAA GTCAAGGGGAAAACTGTTCTGAAATTTGCATTGTGCTATGGCTTCCGGAACCTGCAAAATGTTGTCAGGAGAATTAAAAGTGGAAAATGTGATTACCATTTCCTGGAGATCATGGCATGTCCTGCAG gttGCCTGAATGGTGGAGGTCAAATCAAGCCAAAGCCTGGCCAATCTCCAAAGGAATTGATTCAGTTATTAGAAGCTGCTTATATGGAGAAT GTTCGAGTTGCTGATCCTTTCAAGAACCCCCTTGTGAAAAGCTTATATGATGAGTGGCTCGAGAAACCTGGCTCAGAAAAAGCTAAGAGATTCGTGCACACAGAATATCATCCGGTGGTAAAAAGCATTACTTCTCAGTTGCACAATTGGTGA
- the LOC109013053 gene encoding protein NAR1-like isoform X1, with the protein MSEKFSATLRIGDLSDFIAPSQACIVSLKGLKSNASKPDKAEVSTSNKQLQTDPVKISLKDCLACSGCVTSAETVMLEKQSLDEFLSNVKKGKAIIISVSPQSRASLAVHFGITPLQVRLKCRKLFLVCFSFFPCTLLMDEGKFTKWGISILLCCVESLVLFSYACKCISTVTSNSQSSLFNFQVFKKLTTFFKSLGVKAVFDTSCSRDLTLIESCNEFIMRYRQSQLMDDERCQSSLPMISSACPGWICYAEKQLGSYILPYVSSVKSPQQTIGSIVKHHVCQELGLRPDNVYHVTVMPCYDKKLEAAREDFVFQVESQGESHENGPSSTEVDSVLTSGEVLELIQLQAVDFKALEESPVDRMLTNVNEEGHLYGVHGSSGGYAETIFRYAAKTLFGREIDGPLDFRIIRNSDFQEVTLEVKGKTVLKFALCYGFRNLQNVVRRIKSGKCDYHFLEIMACPAGCLNGGGQIKPKPGQSPKELIQLLEAAYMENVRVADPFKNPLVKSLYDEWLEKPGSEKAKRFVHTEYHPVVKSITSQLHNW; encoded by the exons ATGTCGGAGAAATTCTCGGCTACGCTTCGGATCGGAGATCTTAGCGATTTCATCGCACCGTCCCAGGCATGCATAGTGTCTCTTAAGGGCCTTAAGTCCAACGCATCCAAGCCTGATAAAGCTGAG GTTTCAACTTCTAACAAGCAATTGCAAACAGACCCAGTCAAAATTTCACTCAAGGACTGCTTAGCATGCAG TGGTTGTGTAACATCAGCCGAGACAGTTATGCTGGAGAAACAAAGTTTGGATGAGTTTCTTTCTAATGTTAAAAAAGGGAAGGCTATCATTATTTCAGTTTCTCCTCAGTCAAGAGCATCCCTTGCAGTTCATTTTGGCATCACTCCTTTACAGGTGAGACTGAAATGTCGTAAATTATTTTTGGTgtgtttttccttctttccttgTACCCTTCTCATGGATGAGGGTAAATTTACAAAGTGGGGGATTTCCATTTTACTTTGTTGTGTTGAAAGTCTAGTCCTGTTTTCATATGCATGTAAGTGCATATCAACAGTCACTTCTAACAGCCAAAGttctcttttcaattttcaggtTTTCAAGAAactcacaacattttttaagtCCTTGGGAGTAAAGGCAGTCTTTGATACAAGTTGCAGTCGAGACTTAACTCTTATTGAATCTTGTAACGAATTCATCATGAGGTACAGACAAAGCCAATTGATGGATGATGAAAGATGTCAATCATCGCTACCCATGATTTCATCAGCTTGTCCAG GTTGGATATGCTATGCTGAAAAGCAACTTGGATCCTATATTCTACCTTATGTTTCTTCAGTGAAGAGCCCCCAGCAGACAATTGGATCTATTGTTAAGCATCATGTATGCCAAGAATTGGGTCTTAG GCCAGACAATGTTTACCATGTAACTGTAATGCCCTGTTATGATAAGAAGCTTGAGGCTGCCAGGGAGGACTTTGTATTTCAAGTGGAATCTCAAGGTGAAAGTCATGAAAATGGTCCTAGCTCTACTGAGGTAGACTCTGTATTAACCTCGGGGGAAGTTTTAGAATTGATACAG TTACAGGCAGTGGATTTTAAAGCTTTAGAAGAATCTCCAGTAGATAGAAT GCTGACTAATGTTAATGAAGAAGGGCATCTTTATGGGGTTCATGGAAGCTCTGGAGGTTATGCAGAAACAATCTTTCGATATGCTGCTAAAACACTCTTCGGTAGAGAAATCGATGGTCCTCTGGACTTCAGAATTATTAGAAATTCAGATTTCCAAGAAGTGACTCTGGAA GTCAAGGGGAAAACTGTTCTGAAATTTGCATTGTGCTATGGCTTCCGGAACCTGCAAAATGTTGTCAGGAGAATTAAAAGTGGAAAATGTGATTACCATTTCCTGGAGATCATGGCATGTCCTGCAG gttGCCTGAATGGTGGAGGTCAAATCAAGCCAAAGCCTGGCCAATCTCCAAAGGAATTGATTCAGTTATTAGAAGCTGCTTATATGGAGAAT GTTCGAGTTGCTGATCCTTTCAAGAACCCCCTTGTGAAAAGCTTATATGATGAGTGGCTCGAGAAACCTGGCTCAGAAAAAGCTAAGAGATTCGTGCACACAGAATATCATCCGGTGGTAAAAAGCATTACTTCTCAGTTGCACAATTGGTGA
- the LOC109013053 gene encoding protein NAR1-like isoform X3, with amino-acid sequence MLEKQSLDEFLSNVKKGKAIIISVSPQSRASLAVHFGITPLQVFKKLTTFFKSLGVKAVFDTSCSRDLTLIESCNEFIMRYRQSQLMDDERCQSSLPMISSACPGWICYAEKQLGSYILPYVSSVKSPQQTIGSIVKHHVCQELGLRPDNVYHVTVMPCYDKKLEAAREDFVFQVESQGESHENGPSSTEVDSVLTSGEVLELIQLQAVDFKALEESPVDRMLTNVNEEGHLYGVHGSSGGYAETIFRYAAKTLFGREIDGPLDFRIIRNSDFQEVTLEVKGKTVLKFALCYGFRNLQNVVRRIKSGKCDYHFLEIMACPAGCLNGGGQIKPKPGQSPKELIQLLEAAYMENVRVADPFKNPLVKSLYDEWLEKPGSEKAKRFVHTEYHPVVKSITSQLHNW; translated from the exons ATGCTGGAGAAACAAAGTTTGGATGAGTTTCTTTCTAATGTTAAAAAAGGGAAGGCTATCATTATTTCAGTTTCTCCTCAGTCAAGAGCATCCCTTGCAGTTCATTTTGGCATCACTCCTTTACAG gtTTTCAAGAAactcacaacattttttaagtCCTTGGGAGTAAAGGCAGTCTTTGATACAAGTTGCAGTCGAGACTTAACTCTTATTGAATCTTGTAACGAATTCATCATGAGGTACAGACAAAGCCAATTGATGGATGATGAAAGATGTCAATCATCGCTACCCATGATTTCATCAGCTTGTCCAG GTTGGATATGCTATGCTGAAAAGCAACTTGGATCCTATATTCTACCTTATGTTTCTTCAGTGAAGAGCCCCCAGCAGACAATTGGATCTATTGTTAAGCATCATGTATGCCAAGAATTGGGTCTTAG GCCAGACAATGTTTACCATGTAACTGTAATGCCCTGTTATGATAAGAAGCTTGAGGCTGCCAGGGAGGACTTTGTATTTCAAGTGGAATCTCAAGGTGAAAGTCATGAAAATGGTCCTAGCTCTACTGAGGTAGACTCTGTATTAACCTCGGGGGAAGTTTTAGAATTGATACAG TTACAGGCAGTGGATTTTAAAGCTTTAGAAGAATCTCCAGTAGATAGAAT GCTGACTAATGTTAATGAAGAAGGGCATCTTTATGGGGTTCATGGAAGCTCTGGAGGTTATGCAGAAACAATCTTTCGATATGCTGCTAAAACACTCTTCGGTAGAGAAATCGATGGTCCTCTGGACTTCAGAATTATTAGAAATTCAGATTTCCAAGAAGTGACTCTGGAA GTCAAGGGGAAAACTGTTCTGAAATTTGCATTGTGCTATGGCTTCCGGAACCTGCAAAATGTTGTCAGGAGAATTAAAAGTGGAAAATGTGATTACCATTTCCTGGAGATCATGGCATGTCCTGCAG gttGCCTGAATGGTGGAGGTCAAATCAAGCCAAAGCCTGGCCAATCTCCAAAGGAATTGATTCAGTTATTAGAAGCTGCTTATATGGAGAAT GTTCGAGTTGCTGATCCTTTCAAGAACCCCCTTGTGAAAAGCTTATATGATGAGTGGCTCGAGAAACCTGGCTCAGAAAAAGCTAAGAGATTCGTGCACACAGAATATCATCCGGTGGTAAAAAGCATTACTTCTCAGTTGCACAATTGGTGA
- the LOC109013052 gene encoding stress-associated endoplasmic reticulum protein 2-like isoform X2 has product MTTSKRLAERKVAKFQKNVTKRGSVPETSTKKGYDYPVGPIVLGFFVFVVIGSSLFQIIRTATSGGMA; this is encoded by the exons ATG ACTACTTCAAAGCGCCTTGCAGAGAGGAAAGTGGCAAAGTTTCAGAAGAACGTCACAAAGAGGGGATCGGTTCCAGAAACGTCAACTAAGAAAGGATATGACTACCCAGTCGGTCCCATCGTTCTTGGTTTCTTTGTCTTCGTTGTCATTGGATCAT CTCTCTTTCAGATAATTAGGACAGCTACAAGCGGTGGAATGGCCTGA
- the LOC109013052 gene encoding stress-associated endoplasmic reticulum protein 2-like isoform X1, which translates to MFFQTTSKRLAERKVAKFQKNVTKRGSVPETSTKKGYDYPVGPIVLGFFVFVVIGSSLFQIIRTATSGGMA; encoded by the exons ATGTTTTTTCAA ACTACTTCAAAGCGCCTTGCAGAGAGGAAAGTGGCAAAGTTTCAGAAGAACGTCACAAAGAGGGGATCGGTTCCAGAAACGTCAACTAAGAAAGGATATGACTACCCAGTCGGTCCCATCGTTCTTGGTTTCTTTGTCTTCGTTGTCATTGGATCAT CTCTCTTTCAGATAATTAGGACAGCTACAAGCGGTGGAATGGCCTGA